One segment of Paenibacillus sp. FSL R7-0337 DNA contains the following:
- a CDS encoding S-layer homology domain-containing protein, whose translation MKRPLLWKKSSIFMLIFILIFPNMSIAGAQASADTLTVASAVADNLDTNLNSVIYENGTYTAVGEGGRIVQSADGMSWSKISTPSSNAKISWRSIAFTSSTYVAVGVDYSNSTAKAKVIVSTDGGGTWSDKSSSVNADILQKVRYINGIFYAVGGRWAAANRAQDLGVIYSSADGQNWSQWSTVPALWPNGSTTSTTFYITDIINFNGKYVITGNIFASYAHSGDGSSWTPAFLGGTFGLDALAVYNGKLYVSKNWENGYVSSNGMTFAADSSYDYMLGVVQAGSLLYRYGREGKMYTSANSGGAWTAAEPVTNHTIISAASNGTGMVLITKSSHSLVVTSDQTRWARFGGNLQGSSYNGNKWEVVGNVLSNAGSELQDSIFLSSSSGWDQLSVSNRLLPKLGFAEIAYGNNVFVAAGKKLGVSGDGENWTVTDLPAGATGLVQGLAYGTNGFVAVAGDNVLQSADGVSWTVVTTLNGASFNHVKAVNGGYVAFGTGGIWASTNGTSWSSLDSLKDYEPSSYITFYDITYANGKYAVIATNGNDGTPQLLETSGVLSDTSVWTKHEIDAGAAWTELRSIDYGNGYYVAAGVVYNDQESHVVYSSKDLVTWTQYDEQALGVSGKGLNQVRFQNDKFYIVGNDNTRIVLDSGVGGTPETTPGAVIDYTAEQLTGLTPGAAYTVNGQPVTVDVNGKLAIDSGWLGTSLSIVKKGDGSATTDSVAQTLNVPSRPAAPAGVASTDETAIDAKDGTLINVNTGMEYKRGTAGAWSNVAGTSVTTLEPDTYYVRTKATAAAFVSEAQPVTVNAYVPTAETTPGAVIDYTAEQLTGLTPGAAYTVNGQPVTVDVNGKLAIDSGWLGTSLSIVKKGDGSATTDSVAQTLNVPSRPAAPAGMASTDETAIDAKDGTLINVNTGMEYKRGTAGAWSNVAGTSVTTLEPDTYYVRTKATAAAFVSEAQPVTVNAYVPTAETTPGAVIDYTAEQLTGLTPGAAYTVNGQPVTADVNGKLAIASSWLGASLSIVKKGDGSATTDSVAQTLNVPSRPAAPAGVTATDETAINAKDGTLTNVTAAMEYKRGTAGAWSNVAGTSVTTLEPDTYYVRTKATAAAFVSEAQPVTVNAYVPTAESTPAAVIDYAAEQLTSLTAGAAYTVNGQPVTADVNGKLAIASSWLGASLSIVKKGDGSATTDSVAQTLNVPSRPAAPAGVTATDETAINAQDGALVNVDSTMEYKKSAAGAWGVVTGTAVTGLAPDTYYVRVKATATDFASEEQSVAVELYVAAQEITPAAEINYEAEQLTGLVPGGKYVINGTLAATADVTGRLALDSSWLGITLSVVKQGNATTTVDSAAQTLIIPSRPAAPASVASMDETGIDAKDGTLINVNTGMEYKRGTAGSWTAVTGTTVTGLAPDMYFVRTKATATAFTSAEAELTITSFAATAEVMPNAIIDYAAELLTGLIPEGVYTVNGTAVIATTDGTLPIDSSWLGSVLNIVKTGNGVTTTDSDAQMLSVPARQAAPVGVSVTDVTYNGANDGTLQNLTVQMEYQMGNTGAWTEVTAITVTGLIPGTYYVRVKATSTDFASVIAQVTVHDSDAVIPSAPEVVADDLNNTIMGLNTTMEFSVDEGPFVRYDGTNLPDLSGEHTVKVRVAASGSVPAGPATTLTFTTNVLIPAGDLAVSASDPSGAESNGYTQIKVTPAPAEGHKLLYKNFGAGSIIVPNVGDLLTGYTLVGIEGLVPAADGDTLGIAEVDAEGRVVKYGSVMAVVAVTTPVTPTPEPVSPGSGGNPSTGSNTNSGTPSGNPASTVTNVIVLVNGKEENAGTATTTTSGNTKTTIITVDPLKLQAKLDAEGIGAVVTIPVMLDSNIFVGELNGQMIKNMENVAATLVLQTGKASYTLPASEINIGALARQFGTSVKLEDIKLKITIGESSAAMNQVIAVAASKGGFDLVAPSLDFTVTGTYGNSTVEINRFDAYVKRTVEIPGAIDPNRITTGIVVEPDGTVRHVPTQIIRENNKYYAEINSLTNSSYSVVWHPLTFADVEKHWAKAAVNDMGSRLVINGVNETTFNPNADITRAEFAAIIVRGLGLRLGEGATSFADVPVSAWYAGAVQAASEYGLINGFEDGNFRPDAKLTREQAMTIIAKAMKLTGLADRTGTVDTAGVFAAFTDAGLAGSWAKDSLALAAKAGLISGRSGNKLEAKANVTRAEVAVLMQRLLQKSDLID comes from the coding sequence ATGAAAAGACCGTTGTTATGGAAAAAAAGTTCGATTTTCATGCTTATATTTATACTGATATTCCCGAATATGAGTATTGCCGGAGCACAGGCTTCGGCGGATACTTTGACTGTTGCATCGGCCGTGGCAGACAACCTGGATACGAACTTGAACAGTGTAATCTATGAGAACGGAACTTATACCGCAGTAGGAGAGGGCGGGAGAATCGTACAATCGGCTGATGGAATGAGCTGGAGCAAGATCAGTACCCCTTCATCTAATGCCAAGATTTCATGGAGGAGTATTGCATTTACCTCAAGTACTTATGTAGCGGTAGGTGTTGATTATTCAAACTCCACTGCAAAGGCTAAGGTTATTGTCTCTACGGATGGAGGCGGAACCTGGAGTGATAAATCCTCATCTGTAAATGCTGATATCCTGCAAAAGGTACGTTACATTAACGGGATATTTTATGCTGTCGGCGGAAGGTGGGCCGCTGCTAATCGGGCGCAAGACCTTGGAGTTATCTATTCTTCCGCAGACGGACAGAATTGGAGCCAGTGGAGTACTGTTCCGGCACTCTGGCCAAACGGATCGACTACCAGTACTACTTTTTATATAACGGACATTATTAATTTCAATGGAAAATATGTGATTACGGGAAATATATTCGCCTCTTATGCCCACTCGGGTGACGGGTCAAGCTGGACGCCTGCATTCTTGGGCGGAACGTTTGGGCTGGATGCATTAGCTGTGTACAACGGTAAGCTCTATGTATCGAAAAACTGGGAGAACGGTTATGTAAGCAGCAATGGAATGACCTTTGCGGCAGACTCTTCTTACGATTATATGCTTGGCGTTGTGCAGGCGGGATCATTACTCTACCGATATGGCAGGGAAGGTAAAATGTATACCTCGGCCAATAGTGGAGGGGCTTGGACAGCGGCGGAGCCCGTAACGAATCATACCATTATATCGGCTGCTTCAAACGGCACAGGAATGGTTCTGATAACCAAGTCATCGCATAGTCTTGTCGTGACGTCAGATCAGACCCGCTGGGCCAGATTCGGCGGGAATTTACAAGGAAGTTCTTATAATGGAAACAAGTGGGAGGTTGTTGGGAACGTTCTCTCAAACGCGGGTTCGGAGCTTCAGGATAGTATATTCCTGTCCTCTTCAAGCGGCTGGGATCAGTTGAGTGTGTCTAACCGCCTGCTGCCTAAGCTGGGATTCGCTGAAATTGCCTATGGAAACAATGTTTTCGTTGCAGCGGGGAAAAAGCTGGGTGTCTCTGGAGATGGAGAGAATTGGACGGTTACAGATCTTCCAGCCGGAGCTACCGGTCTTGTACAAGGATTAGCTTATGGCACTAACGGTTTTGTTGCCGTGGCTGGCGATAACGTTCTCCAATCTGCTGATGGAGTCTCATGGACAGTTGTAACTACCTTAAACGGCGCTTCTTTCAACCATGTGAAGGCTGTGAACGGGGGTTATGTGGCCTTTGGTACAGGAGGGATCTGGGCCTCTACGAATGGAACAAGCTGGAGTTCACTTGACTCATTGAAGGATTACGAGCCCTCCAGCTACATCACTTTCTATGATATCACTTATGCGAATGGAAAATATGCCGTTATAGCTACGAATGGCAATGATGGAACTCCGCAGCTGCTGGAGACAAGCGGTGTGTTAAGCGACACCTCTGTCTGGACGAAGCATGAGATTGATGCAGGCGCAGCCTGGACGGAGCTGCGTTCCATAGATTATGGTAACGGTTATTATGTTGCTGCGGGTGTAGTGTACAACGATCAGGAATCCCATGTGGTTTATTCTTCTAAAGACCTGGTTACCTGGACCCAATATGATGAGCAGGCGCTGGGAGTCAGCGGAAAAGGATTAAACCAGGTTAGGTTCCAGAATGATAAATTCTATATTGTAGGTAACGACAATACAAGAATTGTACTGGATAGCGGAGTGGGGGGGACACCGGAGACTACCCCGGGAGCGGTGATCGACTATACTGCGGAGCAGCTGACTGGCCTGACGCCAGGCGCTGCTTATACCGTGAATGGTCAGCCTGTAACGGTAGACGTTAACGGCAAGCTGGCTATAGATAGCGGCTGGCTGGGAACGTCATTAAGCATCGTGAAAAAGGGTGACGGTTCGGCGACTACAGACAGCGTGGCGCAGACGCTGAATGTTCCGTCTCGTCCGGCAGCACCTGCGGGTGTGGCTTCAACGGATGAAACCGCGATTGATGCGAAGGACGGCACACTCATCAATGTGAATACTGGGATGGAATATAAGCGTGGAACGGCAGGTGCTTGGTCGAATGTTGCGGGTACAAGCGTAACAACCCTTGAACCGGATACCTATTATGTCCGCACGAAAGCGACAGCGGCAGCATTCGTATCGGAAGCGCAGCCTGTAACGGTGAACGCATATGTGCCAACAGCAGAGACTACCCCGGGAGCGGTGATCGACTATACTGCGGAGCAGCTGACTGGCCTGACGCCAGGCGCTGCTTATACCGTGAATGGTCAGCCTGTAACGGTAGACGTTAACGGCAAGCTGGCTATAGATAGCGGTTGGCTGGGAACGTCATTAAGCATCGTGAAAAAGGGTGACGGTTCGGCGACTACAGACAGCGTGGCGCAGACGCTGAATGTTCCGTCTCGTCCGGCAGCACCTGCGGGTATGGCTTCAACGGATGAAACCGCGATTGATGCGAAGGACGGCACACTCATCAATGTGAATACTGGGATGGAATATAAGCGTGGAACGGCAGGTGCTTGGTCGAATGTTGCGGGTACAAGCGTAACAACCCTTGAACCGGATACCTATTATGTCCGCACGAAAGCGACAGCGGCAGCATTTGTATCGGAAGCGCAGCCTGTAACGGTGAACGCATATGTGCCAACAGCAGAGACTACCCCGGGAGCGGTGATCGACTATACTGCGGAGCAGCTGACTGGCCTGACGCCAGGCGCTGCTTATACCGTGAATGGTCAGCCTGTAACGGCTGATGTTAACGGTAAGCTGGCTATAGCTAGCAGCTGGCTGGGAGCTTCATTAAGCATCGTGAAAAAGGGTGACGGTTCGGCGACTACAGACAGCGTGGCGCAGACGCTGAATGTTCCGTCCCGTCCGGCAGCGCCTGCGGGTGTAACGGCAACGGATGAAACCGCGATTAATGCGAAGGATGGAACACTCACGAATGTGACTGCTGCGATGGAATATAAGCGTGGAACGGCAGGTGCTTGGTCGAATGTTGCGGGTACAAGTGTAACAACCCTTGAACCGGATACTTATTATGTCCGCACGAAAGCGACAGCGGCAGCATTCGTATCGGAAGCGCAGCCTGTGACGGTGAATGCGTATGTGCCAACGGCAGAGAGTACCCCGGCAGCAGTGATTGACTACGCAGCCGAGCAACTGACCAGTCTGACGGCAGGCGCTGCGTATACCGTGAACGGTCAGCCTGTAACGGCTGACGTTAACGGTAAGCTGGCTATAGCTAGCAGCTGGCTGGGAGCTTCATTAAGCATCGTGAAAAAGGGTGACGGTTCGGCGACTACAGACAGCGTGGCGCAGACGCTGAATGTTCCGTCCCGTCCGGCAGCGCCTGCGGGTGTAACGGCAACGGATGAAACCGCGATTAATGCTCAGGATGGAGCATTGGTTAATGTAGATTCCACGATGGAATACAAGAAGAGTGCCGCAGGTGCCTGGGGTGTCGTTACAGGCACGGCCGTGACAGGCCTTGCTCCGGACACGTACTACGTACGGGTGAAGGCAACTGCAACGGACTTTGCCTCGGAAGAGCAAAGTGTAGCTGTCGAGCTGTACGTGGCAGCGCAGGAAATCACCCCGGCAGCAGAGATTAATTATGAAGCTGAGCAGTTGACCGGACTAGTTCCAGGCGGTAAGTATGTCATTAACGGCACACTGGCAGCAACAGCGGATGTGACTGGGAGGCTGGCTCTGGACAGCAGCTGGCTGGGTATTACGTTGAGCGTCGTGAAGCAGGGGAATGCTACAACGACCGTCGACAGCGCGGCGCAGACCTTAATCATTCCGTCCCGTCCGGCAGCGCCTGCGAGTGTAGCTTCAATGGATGAAACCGGGATTGATGCGAAGGACGGCACACTCATCAATGTGAATACTGGGATGGAATATAAGCGTGGCACGGCAGGTTCTTGGACAGCTGTTACGGGCACAACCGTCACAGGCCTTGCACCAGACATGTACTTTGTCCGCACAAAGGCGACCGCAACGGCCTTCACCTCAGCTGAGGCAGAGTTGACGATAACGTCATTTGCGGCAACGGCGGAAGTGATGCCTAATGCGATCATCGATTATGCTGCTGAGTTACTAACGGGTCTGATTCCAGAAGGGGTATACACTGTAAATGGTACGGCTGTAATAGCCACCACGGACGGAACGCTGCCGATAGACAGCAGTTGGCTGGGCAGCGTGCTGAATATCGTGAAGACAGGTAACGGGGTGACCACCACCGATAGTGATGCGCAAATGTTGAGTGTTCCTGCGCGTCAGGCTGCTCCGGTTGGAGTGAGTGTCACGGATGTGACCTATAACGGGGCCAATGACGGAACACTGCAGAATCTGACCGTCCAGATGGAATACCAGATGGGGAACACAGGGGCTTGGACAGAAGTTACAGCCATTACGGTTACTGGTCTGATACCGGGCACGTATTATGTGCGGGTGAAGGCTACGTCAACGGACTTTGCCTCGGTTATTGCTCAGGTGACCGTGCATGACTCGGATGCCGTGATCCCGAGTGCTCCAGAAGTGGTAGCGGATGATCTGAACAATACGATTATGGGCCTGAACACCACCATGGAATTCTCCGTGGATGAGGGACCCTTCGTACGATATGACGGAACCAACCTGCCGGACCTGAGCGGCGAGCATACGGTGAAGGTACGGGTGGCGGCCAGCGGATCAGTTCCGGCGGGACCGGCAACGACGCTGACTTTTACAACGAATGTCTTGATCCCAGCCGGGGACTTGGCTGTGAGTGCCAGTGATCCGAGTGGTGCAGAGAGTAACGGCTATACGCAAATCAAGGTTACGCCTGCACCAGCTGAAGGGCATAAGCTGCTGTATAAGAATTTTGGTGCTGGTAGCATCATTGTACCGAATGTAGGAGACCTTCTGACCGGATATACCCTTGTAGGCATTGAAGGGCTAGTTCCGGCAGCCGATGGGGATACGCTTGGGATTGCTGAGGTAGATGCGGAAGGCAGAGTGGTAAAATACGGCAGCGTCATGGCAGTAGTTGCGGTGACGACTCCGGTAACACCAACTCCCGAGCCGGTCAGCCCGGGAAGCGGAGGTAACCCAAGTACCGGAAGTAACACGAACAGCGGGACTCCTTCCGGGAATCCGGCCAGTACGGTCACCAACGTAATTGTCCTTGTGAACGGCAAGGAGGAGAACGCGGGCACAGCGACGACAACTACTTCGGGCAACACCAAAACTACGATCATTACCGTAGATCCGCTCAAGCTCCAGGCCAAGCTGGATGCGGAAGGCATTGGGGCAGTGGTTACAATTCCAGTAATGCTGGACTCCAACATTTTTGTTGGCGAATTGAACGGTCAGATGATCAAGAATATGGAGAATGTGGCGGCAACGCTTGTACTCCAGACCGGCAAGGCTTCTTACACTTTACCAGCATCCGAGATTAATATCGGAGCGTTGGCCCGGCAATTTGGCACCAGTGTGAAGCTGGAAGATATCAAGCTGAAGATTACGATCGGCGAGTCTTCTGCAGCAATGAATCAAGTGATAGCCGTCGCAGCAAGCAAAGGCGGCTTTGACCTGGTTGCACCTTCACTAGACTTCACAGTCACTGGGACCTACGGTAATTCCACAGTGGAAATCAACCGGTTTGACGCTTATGTGAAACGTACGGTGGAGATTCCTGGAGCCATTGACCCGAACCGGATTACAACAGGTATCGTTGTAGAGCCAGATGGAACGGTGCGTCATGTACCCACCCAAATCATCCGGGAGAATAATAAATATTATGCTGAGATTAACAGTCTGACGAATAGCTCGTATTCGGTAGTCTGGCATCCGTTGACCTTCGCAGATGTAGAGAAGCATTGGGCGAAGGCTGCAGTGAATGATATGGGCTCGCGGTTAGTCATTAACGGGGTGAACGAAACGACGTTTAACCCGAATGCGGATATCACCCGGGCAGAGTTCGCAGCAATTATTGTACGCGGTCTGGGACTGAGGCTCGGTGAAGGAGCGACTTCTTTTGCTGATGTGCCAGTGAGTGCCTGGTATGCAGGGGCGGTACAAGCGGCCTCGGAGTATGGTCTGATTAACGGCTTCGAGGACGGAAATTTCCGTCCGGATGCCAAGCTTACACGCGAACAGGCGATGACGATCATCGCTAAGGCGATGAAGCTGACCGGTCTTGCAGACCGGACCGGCACAGTGGATACAGCAGGTGTATTTGCAGCCTTTACTGATGCAGGACTTGCCGGCAGCTGGGCAAAAGATAGTTTGGCACTTGCTGCCAAGGCTGGTCTGATTAGCGGCCGCAGCGGTAATAAGCTGGAAGCCAAGGCTAATGTCACACGTGCAGAAGTGGCTGTTCTCATGCAGCGGTTGCTGCAGAAGTCAGATTTGATTGACTAA